One region of Ictalurus punctatus breed USDA103 chromosome 6, Coco_2.0, whole genome shotgun sequence genomic DNA includes:
- the arglu1a gene encoding arginine and glutamate-rich protein 1-A → MGRSRSRSSSRPKHTKSGSKHSKKRGSRSKSRSRDRERSKKRSRSREAKRNRRRESRSRSRSNRERARPTSPVDRVDMFGRTLSKRTAAEEKQRKEEEEKKAEMERQRKIRQQEIEERLIEEETARRVEELVARRVEEELEKRRDEIEREVLRRVEEAKRIMEAQLLQELERQRQAELSAQKAREEEEKSKREELEKILEENNKKIAEAQAKLAEDQLRIVEEQRKIHEERMKLEQERQRQQKEEQKIILGKGKSRPRLSFTLKATD, encoded by the exons ATGGGGCGCTCGAGGAGCCGTAGCTCGTCCCGGCCAAAGCACACGAAAAGCGGCAGTAAGCATAGCAAAAAGCGCGGTAGCCGCTCCAAGTCCCGTTCTAGAGACCGCGAAAGGAGCAAGAAACGCTCCCGGTCCCGGGAGGCCAAGCGGAACCGACGGCGAGAGTCGCGCTCTAGGTCCCGGTCGAACAGGGAGCGGGCCAGGCCAACGTCGCCGGTGGATAGAGTGGATATGTTCGGCCGCACGCTGAGCAAACGCACCGCTGCCGAGGAGAAGcagaggaaggaggaggaggaaaagaaagctgagatggagagacagaggaagat CCGACAGCAGGAGATTGAGGAGCGTCTGATTGAGGAGGAAACGGCGCGGAGAGTCGAGGAGCTGGTGGCGCGGCGCGTGGAAGAGGAACTGGAGAAGCGGCGCGACGAGATTGAGCGCGAGGTGCTGCGGCGTGTAGAGGAGGCCAAACGCATCATGGAGGCACAGCTTCTTCAGGAGCTCGAGAGACAGAGGCAGGCCGAGTTGAGCGCGCAGAAAGCCCGCGAG GAGGAAGAAAAATCCAAACGGGAGGAACTGGAAAAAATTTTGGAAGAGAACAACAAAAAGATCGCTGAAGCTCAGGCTAAACTG GCTGAGGATCAGCTGCGCATAGTGGAGGAGCAGCGAAAGATCCATGAGGAGCGAATGAAGCTGGagcaggagagacagagacagcagAAGGAAGAGCAGAAGATCATCCTGGGGAAGGGCAAGTCCCGACCTCGCCTCTCCTTCACGCTGAAAGCCACAGACTGA